TACATCACACCTTCCTCGAGACATTTGACTGCTTCTATTGCCTGCCTGAAGAGGAGTCTATCCTGAATTTCGTCGGCTCCGATTTGGACCTCCGACTGGGTGAACAGCTCATATAGCTTAGGCCAAAACTGGTTACTACCGTTTTCAGAATTACCGCAGTTCCCTCGGTTATGTGCATTGTCTATGCACTCATGTTTTCCTGTCACAGCCCTGAGTACACGTTCGCTGGCCGTTTCAATCCATCTGCTAGACTCGATATCATTCAATGTCAACTTTGCCGCATTTATCTTTGCCGACAACTTCGGGCCTCTTTCATTCAGAATTTCCAGGGGCCCAACCGGCATTCCAGCATGTATCGCCTGGCTATCAATTTCAAGTGGAACAACGCCGTCTAAAAGTAAAGCACAGCCCTCATCGATAAAAGTATCTAAAACTCGAGAGATATAGAAATCTCGGCCGTCATTCACAACGATTGGGGTTTTTTTTATCTGCTGGACAAAGTCGAATGCACGGGCCAGGGTTTCATCACTGGTCTTTTGGTCACGGATTACTTCAACCAGTGGCATATTGTCGGCAGGAGAGATGAAATGCAGATCAACAAACCTTGTGGCGTCTTTTGATGTTTCAGCCAGGCCTGTGATTGGCGGCATTGAAGAAGTTGACGCAAAGATTCCCCTCTCGTCCCAAAAAACTTCTGTCTCCTGTGTAACTCGGGCTTTTAACTCCGAATCTTCAAAGACTGCTTCGATAAGAAGTTCACATCCGTGTAAATCCGTAACCTCAGCCGTCGCTGTGATTTTGGACAGGAGGCCCGTCTTTTTCGCTTCGGTGGTTAGACCTTTGGCAAGTTGGTTGTCGAGCAGGCTTATCGAGTAACGCTTACCTTTTTTGGCATTTTCAAGGCAGGTGTCTTTGAGAACGACTTCAACACCGACCTTGGCGGCGGCATAAGCAATGCTTGAACCTGTCGCGCCGGCACCGAGAATTCCGATTTTTTTTACTTTGAATTTTTCAAAGCCCTGTGGTCGACTCGTTCCAGATTTAATCATTTTGGTCTGGAAAAAATTGGTGATCAGATTTTGGGCCACTGGGGAAGCCAGCAGTTCCAGAAAATTTCTTGATTCTATGCGCAGTGCTGACTCGAAATCAACCTGTGCGGCTTCAGTAGCAGTCGTCAGAATCGTTTCCGGGGCAGGGTAGAAGCCGCCGGATTTCTTTTGCAAGCGGGATGAAGTCATGGCTATCAGATATTGAATATTTGACTGCGTAGGGTCCCCACCAGGGATCAGAAAACCTTTTTCGTCCCAAGGCTGCTGAGCCTCCGGGTTCGCTTTAATCCAGGCTTTGGCTTTGGCTATCAGGTTATTGCGATCTTCGGCCAGATCGTCAACTAAGCCAGCGGCAAGGGCCTTCTCCGGGGGAAGTATGGTCCCTTCCAATAAAAAAGGGAGGGCCTTTGCAAAGCCGAGAAGTCGGGTCAGGCGAACCACGCCGCCACCGCCGGGGAGTAGCCCGAGAGTGACCTCGGGTAGCCCGATCAGGCTTTGAGGATTTTTCATGACGATGCGGTGATGGGTGCATAGACAGATTTCATACCCCCCTCCCAGTGCAGCACCATTGATAGCGGCTACGACAGGTTTACCCATGGCTTCCAGGCGCCGTAGCCGGGTCTTCATGGCCATCGAACGTGCGAAGCGTTCTTCTGCCTGCGCTGGAGTGTAAGCTAACATCCCTTTGAGATCACCACCGGCAAAGAAGGTTTCTTTGCCAGAGGTCAAAATAACCCCGATAAAATCGTCCTGTTCCAGAGCGTCTATGGTTTCTTTTAAATAAACGTGAAAGGCATCACTCATGGTATTTACCGGTTGACCAGGCATATCCATTGTTATAGTTACGATTTTGTCACAGTCTTTTTCGTAGCGAAATCCATTCATTTATCTAACCTATTGCGTTATTAAAAGGATGAAAAGTCTGGTTTGCGGCGTTGCGCGAATGCGTCAAACGCTTCAGTTGCTTCGGCAGACCCCGTACGTTCCCTGAAGTGCCGGGTTTCGACTTTTATGGTTTCAGAGATCAAGGTTTCGTTCGTGCGTTTCAATAAAGATTTAGTCAGGCGTACGGCAGCAGGGGGTTGCTCTGCCAGTTGGCGGGCTTTCTCGATCGCCGTACTCAGAACCTCTTTGTTTATACAAACAGAAGTGACAATACCGACCTCACGAGCCATCGATGCGTCAAAGAAATCCCCCAGGAGCAATAACTCTGAAGCTCGTTGATGCCCCATGAGTTGGGGTAAAATAAAGCTTGAACCGAATTCAGGGCAGAGGCCGAGGTTGACGAATGGCAACCTAAACTTGGCGTCTTGCCCGGCATAAACCAAATCGCAGTGCAAAAGCATGGTCGTGCCAATGCCGATGGCATAACCATTAACCGCTGCGATCACTGGTTTTGTCGTCTGCCTAAGCGCAGGGAAAAAAACTCTGCCGCGTATGACTGTTTGGATGCCCGCGGTTTCTTGAAATCTGCAATATCATTTCCGGTGGTAAAGTCCTTGTCACCGCCGGTCAGCAAAACCACTCTGACTGCATCATCCTTTTCGGCCTGCGTGAATATTTCACCAAGCGCCTTGTACATTGCACTCGTCAGGGCATTTCTCTTTTGGGGTCGGTTGAACTGTATCCGAAGGACGGCGTGTGAAAGTTCGGTCTGGATACATTCATTGCTGTTGCTGAATGGCATAATGTATTTCCTCAAGTGATATCCTTCTTTTTACAACCAGCGGCTAATCCCAATTATCGATCTTCATCGTCCCATTGTGCTCCAGATTTTGTTGCATTTTATAAACTCTGAAGAGCATGTGCGGTTCGTGTGCGGCGCCTTTAGCCAGGCATTCTCGGGTGGATTGGTCAAGGTAGTCCTGAATAATCGGCCGATAATCAGGGTGGACACATTTATCTATGATTACCTGGGCTCGGTCACGCGGACAAAGTCCCCGTAGATCAGCGAGTCCCTGTTCTGTGACAAGCACATCCATGTCGTGCTCGGTCTGATCGACGTGGGTAACTTTCGGGACGACACAGCTAATCCCGGTCTGGTCAGATTTCGTTGGTCGCGTGGAGGGGGAGTGCATAATCGACAGGTAGGCATTTCGACTAAAATCTCCCGCCCCGCCGATTCCGTTAATAATCTTTGATCCGTTCACCAGGCTGGAGTTGACGTGGGCGTAAATATCAAATTCCACGGGAGTGTTCATTGCAATGATCCCTAATCGGCGCACCAGTTCTGGATGGTTGCTGATCTGGGCGGGGCGCAAAATGATCTTTTTGGCATATTCCAACCAGTTTGCGTAAAAACGCTTTACACCATCATTAGAGAGGGCGAAAGAGGCTCCAGAAGCAAACTGCAGCTTGCCGGAATCAAATAAATCGAGAGTCGTGTCCTGCATGACTTCAGTCCAGACTTGCAGGTTATCGAAGGGACCGTTGACGAGGCCTCCGAGAACTGCGTTGGCGATCGTTCCAACCCCTGACTGTAACGGGAGCAGGTTGGCAGGGAGACGACCTTTTTTAACCTCGTGCTGGAAGAAATCGATAATGTGCTGAGCAATCAGTATTTCTTGACCATTCGGAGGCGGAAGCGGTCGCCCCATTCCCATTTCTTTAGACTCGACAATCGCTACGATTTTATTTGGATCACAGAACAGAGAGGTTGTGCCTATACGATCGTCAACCTGAGTAATAAGATATGGTTTTTTAAATGGCGGCAACTCGGGCATGACGATGTCGTGCATCCCTTCAAAAGATGGGATGGCAGTATTGATTTCAATAATGATCTTCTCCGCAAGTTGAATAGCCTCGGGGCATATCCCCACAGCACCGGTCAACACGATCCGACCGTCCTCGGTTATATCGCTGGCTTCGATCAGAGCCAGATCAATCTTTCCCCCATTATCCGCGGTTTGAAACCCGTAACTGAGATCCTGGGCAAACATGGAAATATGTTTATCGGCCATGCGGATCTTGCCGGCATTTATTTCCCTCCGGCAGACATCTGAGGCCTGATAAGGACTACGCCGGTCTGTCATGTCGAGGGCCGACCAACGGTCTTCGACATCCCGACCGATCGATGCTCCGGTCAGCACGTTGAAGCGCAGTTTTCCTTGAAGCTGATTTAATTCCACATGGTCGGCCAGGGCCAACGGAACCGCTTTGGGGTGGCCGCTGGCAAATCCAGAGAACGCCAGATACATCCCATCCTTGAACAGTGGGATGGTCTCTTTCGCGGTCAATATCTTTGAATGTAAATCTACGTTCCTGATTCGCTTTCGCAGTTCCGACATAACAATTTCCCTTTTTATTACTTTGCTGGCGGTTTTCACCTGCCCACGGGTTTGAAAAATTTAGAAAATATTCAATAAAATCAAAGGGTCAACATGACATCAGAACCGGAACCGTCATATGTTTGAGTAAATATTTTACAACTGGCCCCATATCTAAAGAGACCCAGGATCGATGTATTTTGGCACCCACGATTACCAGATCGCTCCCACCGTCGGTCACCTGGTTGAGGATAATTTCACCAACAGAAAGATCTCCCTTGGGAACCTGCTCAATTCTGGCGTTGATAGCATGCCGTGCCAGGTGAATGCGGAGTTGTTCATTTCCTTTGCGAAATTGCTCTGGAAGATCGATCGCAAGGAGGGTCACCTGTTCTGCTTTTTCAAGAAACGGCATGCCATCATGCAGGGCTCGGGTCGTGTTCGGACCCTCCATCCAGGTCGCCAGGATCCGCTTACCGACGGTGGTGGCAGTCCCTGCGTAGGGGACCATCAATACGGGTCGTCCTGCCCGAGTGAGCAATTGCTCTAAAAAGTCAGCAGGGAAACTGCTGTCCCGCCAATCCTGTCGGGCCTGTCCCACAATGACCAGGTCGGAGTAGTGCGCATATTGACTGGTTATTTCAACAGTGCCCGCGCCGGAAGACACCAGGTCGACAGAGATCCACTTGCCGCAAAGGCCGGCCTGTGAAATTTTCTGCTCGAAAAGCTCTTGACGTTCATCCAGAGTCAGCACCGGAGACCCGTCGGGAGGGGTAAAATGGGTATGAGTTTCGATATGCAACCCAGTCACATGGGCTTGGTGCTCTTGAGCAATATTGATTGCCATATCCAACCGCGTCTTGCATGGCCGGTTCGTATCAATGATGAGCAAAATATCTTTCAGTGCCATATCAACTCCTTCGACCTGAACGGTCGTTGTCTCCAGGAAACGGTCTGACAATAAAAGCCCGGCTGCAAAGCCAGCAGTTTGGCCCATATTTCATCTCCTTTTTGCCCCATAGCTACGGCTATGAGGGTGCAAAAGAGCTAAAATCTGTTCGCAAACTTCTGGTTTTTCGCTTCGGCCTCGATTCTCGGATAGCCTCCCAGCGAGGGTTCGCTATTGATAGAGTGTTGCCAATCTCTTCATCGCCTGATGCGCCTCATTTTCAAGACGTTTTACAATGTCGGCGAGGGGCTCGACCCGGTCGGCAAAGGAAACAGCCTGTCCTACCGACAAGGCTCCGGTGGAAGTATCGCCGGTTTCGTAAGTTTTTCGCCCGATCGCCCCAGAGATGTGAGGCATCAACAGCTCGAGATTGCCCCCATGGATACGCTCAATTTCCTGAACTTTATCCGTTGTTTCGTTGCGTAATGCGCGCATGGTGTTGCGCAGCGACCCCAAAATCAGGGTAGTGTGGGTTTCATCCGCAGCAAGGAGGCGTTGCTTAAAATTGATATGAGCCCAGATCTCTTCCGCAACGAGAAAACGCGTCCCCATAATAATTCCATCGGCACCCATTGCCAGGGCGGCAACCAGATGAGCGCCAGTCCCCATGCCTCCACCGATTATCAATGGGATACTGATGTCACGTGCCGCCACGACGGCCTGAACGATCGTTCCCACCATATCCATCCCGGGGTGTCCGCCGCATTCGGCGCCGACAACCTCAACGGCATCAACACCAAGAGCTTGTGCCTTACGCGCATACTTGACTGCCGGAACCTTGTGAATAACTTTGATCCCTGCCGCGTGCAGGCGAGGCAGATATGCCTCAGGACTTCGGCCAGAGGTTTCGACAAATCTGACCCCTTCGTCGATAATCAGATCAAAAACTTGTTCGGTTTTTTCGACATCTATCAGCTTAGGCAACATCGACACGTTCACCCCGAACGGTCTCCCGGCGGTCAGGGTTTTGCAACGGCGGATCGCGACACGCAGATCTGCGAGATCTGGATAGGTTGCAGAAGCAAGAAAAGTCATCATGCCCTCATGGGCGACCGCACTCACGAAATCGGCGGTAGATAAATTTTGCATGCAGCCAACAACAATCGGCAGACGCGTACCGAAAAGCCGGGTGATTCTCGTATTGAAGGGGCCATTCATGTGTTGCCTTTCGTACCGCTAATGACTAACGCTTTGTTACCTGATTCAGAAATATCTTCACCTCTGTCTTGCATGATTCAATTTCCGATAAAATCTGTCCCCCTGGAGGTTAAACACGTTCGATGACAACAGCCATTCCCTGGCCAACCCCAATGCAGAGGCTTACGACCGCATAACGTCCCTGACGACGGTGAAGTTCACGTGCCGCAGTCAGGGCAAGACGCGCGCCTGACGCTCCCAAGGGGTGACCGATAGCAATGGCTCCACCGTTCGGGTTGACTCTCTTGTCGTAGAAATCAATCTCAAGCAGCTTCAGGCAGCTGAGCAATTGGCTGGAGAAGGCTTCGTTAATTTCAATAATATCCATATCGGCCAAGGTCAGATTTGCCCGTTGCAGGGCCTTGCGAACGGCTTCAACGGGACCGACCCCCATGATCCGTGGTTCCACCCCGGCGGCAGCACCAGAGAGAATTCGGACCAACGGTTTAACGCCAACCCGATCACCAACCTCCCTGCTGCCAACCAGCAGCGCCGCGGCACCATCGTTGATTCCCGAAGCATTCCCTGCAGTGACCACGCCCCCTTCAAAAAGAGGTTTAAGCCTGGACAAGGAAGCAAAGTCGCTGGAAGGTCGCGGATGCTCATCCTCGTCAATAAGCAGGGGAGGGGTCTTGCGCCCGGTCGATACAGAGATCGGCAGGATCTCATCCTTGTAGAAGCCATCGGCTTTGGCTGCAGCGTATCTGCTTTGCGAGACTGCAGCGAACCGATCTATTTCCTCGCGGCTGATGCCGAATTCAGCGGCCACGTTGTCTCCGGTCTCGGGCATGCTGTGAGATCCAAATGCCGAAGTTATTTTAGGATTAGGAAAACGGCTGCCGATAGTCGTGTCAAAGATCTGTGCATCACGACTAAAGGGGGTACTTGCTTTATTCTGTACAAACGGCGCCCGGGACATACTTTCCACTCCGCCGCAGACAAACAACTCTCCTTCACCACATGTGATCGCTCGAGACGCATCGAGAATCGCAGCCAGACCACTTGCACAGAGTCGGTTGACTGTCTGCCCTGGCACAGTGACCGGAAGCCCGGCCAGAAGCGCGGCAAAACGTGCAACATTGCGGCTGTCCTCTCCGGCCTGGTTTGTGGATCCGAGAATCACGTCCTCGATCTGTGCTGCTTTAAAGGGTGAACGCTCGACGAGGGCGCGAATGACTTCAGCAACCATGTCATCTGGGCGAATAGTGGCCAGGGCTCCCGCATGACGTCCGAATGCCGTGCGCAAACCATCGTAAATATATGCATTTAACATGTTAGCTATCTATTCCTTTTCCTGGTTTTCAACTGTTAACAGGGAGACGCCTAAGTTCGCTCTTCGTTTCAGCCAGGGGCTTGGACGATAACGCGGATCTCCGTAAAAGGTCGACATTTCATTGAGGATTGTCAGGATGCGTAATGGGCCTAGAGTATCTCCCCAGGAGAGGGGACCTTGCGGGTAGCCAAGCCCAAGCGTCACCGCCAGATCGATATCCCCGGGAGAGGCAATCTGTTGCTGCGCAATATCGCAACTTATATTAACAATCAGAGCAACAACTCTCTGAGCAACAAATCCTGCGCTGTCATTAATAACAGTCACTGCTGTGCCGTCACTTGCAAACAGGCCATGCGCTGCGTCGCGCATGGCCTGTGAAGTGAGTGGGGTTGTCATCAGGGTGCGATGTTTTTTAAGACTGAAAAGCGTATCCAGGGCCAGGGTACGGCTTGCATCAAGGTTTTCTTCAAGGGTGGCAGTTGTGGCGTCTTTGCCCAGAGGTGTGACGATGCACAGGGACTCCTTCGATGGTATGTCGTCAGTATCCAGAACTGCACCAAGCGAGACAACCAGTTCAGTAACTATCCTGTTCATTTCCTGAATGCTATTGCTGATCCAGACTTTCGCTGGACGTGCGGTTGGAACGAAATTTTTGACCGCTTCGGGAGTATTTTCTTCATAACAATAGAAGCCTTTTCCGGACTTACGCCCAAGCAGGCCAGCGGCCAGTCTCTGCCGGGTTACTGTCGAGGGGCGGAAGCGTGGTTCCTGGTAGTACTGATTGTAGATTGACTCAATAACCGGGTGAGAGACATCCAGCCCTACTAAATCAAGCAGTTGGAAAGGGCCCATACGGAATCCGGCAGCCTCACACAGTATTTTGTCAATTTTAGAAAATTCGGTGATCCCCTCGTCGAGAATGCGCAGCGCTTCAGTACCGAAGCCACGGCCAGCATGATTGACTATGAACCCTGGTGTATCTTTGGCTTGCACTGGTGTATGGCCTATGCGCATGGCCAGTTTGGTCAAAGCCAAACTGACCCAGTCTTCAGTCATGATGCCTTTGATGACCTCAACGATTTTCATCAGCGGAACCGGGCTGAAAAAATGAAAGCCTCCGATCCGTCCAGGCAGTCGGCAGCCAGCTGCGATTGAGGTGACTGAGAGTGACGAAGTGTTGGTCGCCAGCAGACAATTATCTGAGACGATATCTTCCAGCGTCAGCATCAATTGATGTTTGACCTCCAAATTTTCAAAGATGGCCTCTACAACCAGATGGCAGGGGCTTAATTCCTCCATACAGCCGAGCACATGAAGTTTATTGAGAGATTCAGTGGCAGCGAGATCACTGATCTTGCCTTTTTCTACCAGACGATTGAGCACTTTCTGGATGGCTGTTCTGGCCTGCTCGGCGCCATTTTCACGAGTATCGTAGAGAAGGACCTTCACTCCCGCCTGGGCGGCAATCTGGGCGATACCCTGTCCCATGAGGCCGGTGCCGACGATACCGAGGGTAAGATCTGTCCGTGTGCAATCCAATGTCATGGGTTGTTTCCTCTCATGTAATTTGAAATGTTTATTTGCATATAACGAGGTTTTTTTGATAGCACTAAATTTAATTTATGGTCCGCATGGCGGTTCCTGGGGACCAAAAATAAGTTATATTGTTTTTATCTGAATGTAAATAGTTTTTATGGTCAGAACATGCAATGAAAGTATATTACTTTATAACATCCCAATTTCGAATGTCTTTTGAGGTCTATATGCCTATAAATATTAATAAAGACGAGCTTGAGATTTTTGTTTTAAATATTCTAGGTCCGCCTAGCGGACTATGATTATCAAATAACCACGTTTTACTTGTTGACACAGGAAAATTAATTTAATAGGGTCAGGTACCGAGATGGGTAGGTTATGTCTGCGTGGAAACTTTTGAAAAATATGTGAGTGGTGATCGACATAAGGGTAAATATTTGCCAGACGCTTTGGGGGTACCTGTTAGTCAAAGCCACAATAATTGACGATTGACGATTATGTAACTCTTTTAAATTATAAACAGTTGATATTTATCAAGAGATTAAATTTTTTTGGTTCATGAAATAGAAGTATGTAAGTAAAAAAGGCTGATGCAACTAACGCGCTCATATCAAATAAAAAATCAAATTTAATTAGGCACGACATTATCTTTTTACATGGAGAATTTGCAATGATCAGAGACCAGGAAACTTTAAACGTTCTAGTTGAAACTATTTCGCGCTATGTGAAAGAACGGCTAATCCCCAATGAAGAGATTCTTGAACTAAACGATGCTGTTCCGGAAGATATTGTGCAAGAGATGAAAGATCTTGGCATGTTCGGTATGACAATCCCTGAAGAATATGACGGATTGGGGCTCACAATAGAAGAAGAAGTCACGGTGGCGATGGCGATAGGAAAAACCTCCCCGGCTTTTCGATCTTTGATCGGAACCAATAACGGGATTGGTTCTCTGGGAATCGTTATTGATGGTACCGAGGAGCAAAAACGTTATTATCTTCCCAAATTAGCCACCGGAGAATTGATCGGCGCCTTTGCGCTGACCGAACCCGATGCTGGGTCCGATGCTGGAAGTCTGCGCACCACGGCGAAGCGTGATGGGGACCACTACATCATCAATGGCACCAAACGATTTATCACAAATGCACCTGAAGCAGGCATTTTCACCGTTATGGCACGGACCGACCCGCTTATCAAAGGGGCTGCCGGAATATCCGCTTTCATTGTCGCGGCGGATACTCCCGGACTTTCTTTAGGTAAAGTAGACAGGAAAATGGGGCAAAAAGGCGCTCACACCTGCGACGTGATTTTTGAAAATTGTCGAATCCCCGTGTCAAACCTCATCGGTGGGCGGGAAGGGGTTGGTTTTAAGACCGCCATGAAGGTCCTGGATAAGGGGCGTCTGCATATTGCCGCAGTCGCCACTGC
Above is a genomic segment from Geopsychrobacter electrodiphilus DSM 16401 containing:
- a CDS encoding acyl-CoA dehydrogenase family protein codes for the protein MIRDQETLNVLVETISRYVKERLIPNEEILELNDAVPEDIVQEMKDLGMFGMTIPEEYDGLGLTIEEEVTVAMAIGKTSPAFRSLIGTNNGIGSLGIVIDGTEEQKRYYLPKLATGELIGAFALTEPDAGSDAGSLRTTAKRDGDHYIINGTKRFITNAPEAGIFTVMARTDPLIKGAAGISAFIVAADTPGLSLGKVDRKMGQKGAHTCDVIFENCRIPVSNLIGGREGVGFKTAMKVLDKGRLHIAAVATAAAERMLEDALNYALERKQFGQPIASFQLIQAMLADSKMEIYAARCMIMDAARRRDLGEDIGTEASCCKLFATEMCGRVADRAVQILGGSGYVSDYPIERFYRDVRLFRIYEGTSQIQQLVIARNMIRSRS
- a CDS encoding universal stress protein yields the protein MGQTAGFAAGLLLSDRFLETTTVQVEGVDMALKDILLIIDTNRPCKTRLDMAINIAQEHQAHVTGLHIETHTHFTPPDGSPVLTLDERQELFEQKISQAGLCGKWISVDLVSSGAGTVEITSQYAHYSDLVIVGQARQDWRDSSFPADFLEQLLTRAGRPVLMVPYAGTATTVGKRILATWMEGPNTTRALHDGMPFLEKAEQVTLLAIDLPEQFRKGNEQLRIHLARHAINARIEQVPKGDLSVGEIILNQVTDGGSDLVIVGAKIHRSWVSLDMGPVVKYLLKHMTVPVLMSC
- a CDS encoding 3-hydroxyacyl-CoA dehydrogenase, giving the protein MTLDCTRTDLTLGIVGTGLMGQGIAQIAAQAGVKVLLYDTRENGAEQARTAIQKVLNRLVEKGKISDLAATESLNKLHVLGCMEELSPCHLVVEAIFENLEVKHQLMLTLEDIVSDNCLLATNTSSLSVTSIAAGCRLPGRIGGFHFFSPVPLMKIVEVIKGIMTEDWVSLALTKLAMRIGHTPVQAKDTPGFIVNHAGRGFGTEALRILDEGITEFSKIDKILCEAAGFRMGPFQLLDLVGLDVSHPVIESIYNQYYQEPRFRPSTVTRQRLAAGLLGRKSGKGFYCYEENTPEAVKNFVPTARPAKVWISNSIQEMNRIVTELVVSLGAVLDTDDIPSKESLCIVTPLGKDATTATLEENLDASRTLALDTLFSLKKHRTLMTTPLTSQAMRDAAHGLFASDGTAVTVINDSAGFVAQRVVALIVNISCDIAQQQIASPGDIDLAVTLGLGYPQGPLSWGDTLGPLRILTILNEMSTFYGDPRYRPSPWLKRRANLGVSLLTVENQEKE
- a CDS encoding enoyl-CoA hydratase-related protein, coding for MPFSNSNECIQTELSHAVLRIQFNRPQKRNALTSAMYKALGEIFTQAEKDDAVRVVLLTGGDKDFTTGNDIADFKKPRASKQSYAAEFFSLRLGRRQNQ
- a CDS encoding NAD(P)H-dependent flavin oxidoreductase produces the protein MNGPFNTRITRLFGTRLPIVVGCMQNLSTADFVSAVAHEGMMTFLASATYPDLADLRVAIRRCKTLTAGRPFGVNVSMLPKLIDVEKTEQVFDLIIDEGVRFVETSGRSPEAYLPRLHAAGIKVIHKVPAVKYARKAQALGVDAVEVVGAECGGHPGMDMVGTIVQAVVAARDISIPLIIGGGMGTGAHLVAALAMGADGIIMGTRFLVAEEIWAHINFKQRLLAADETHTTLILGSLRNTMRALRNETTDKVQEIERIHGGNLELLMPHISGAIGRKTYETGDTSTGALSVGQAVSFADRVEPLADIVKRLENEAHQAMKRLATLYQ
- a CDS encoding enoyl-CoA hydratase-related protein, translating into MIAAVNGYAIGIGTTMLLHCDLVYAGQDAKFRLPFVNLGLCPEFGSSFILPQLMGHQRASELLLLGDFFDASMAREVGIVTSVCINKEVLSTAIEKARQLAEQPPAAVRLTKSLLKRTNETLISETIKVETRHFRERTGSAEATEAFDAFAQRRKPDFSSF
- a CDS encoding 3-hydroxyacyl-CoA dehydrogenase NAD-binding domain-containing protein, with protein sequence MNGFRYEKDCDKIVTITMDMPGQPVNTMSDAFHVYLKETIDALEQDDFIGVILTSGKETFFAGGDLKGMLAYTPAQAEERFARSMAMKTRLRRLEAMGKPVVAAINGAALGGGYEICLCTHHRIVMKNPQSLIGLPEVTLGLLPGGGGVVRLTRLLGFAKALPFLLEGTILPPEKALAAGLVDDLAEDRNNLIAKAKAWIKANPEAQQPWDEKGFLIPGGDPTQSNIQYLIAMTSSRLQKKSGGFYPAPETILTTATEAAQVDFESALRIESRNFLELLASPVAQNLITNFFQTKMIKSGTSRPQGFEKFKVKKIGILGAGATGSSIAYAAAKVGVEVVLKDTCLENAKKGKRYSISLLDNQLAKGLTTEAKKTGLLSKITATAEVTDLHGCELLIEAVFEDSELKARVTQETEVFWDERGIFASTSSMPPITGLAETSKDATRFVDLHFISPADNMPLVEVIRDQKTSDETLARAFDFVQQIKKTPIVVNDGRDFYISRVLDTFIDEGCALLLDGVVPLEIDSQAIHAGMPVGPLEILNERGPKLSAKINAAKLTLNDIESSRWIETASERVLRAVTGKHECIDNAHNRGNCGNSENGSNQFWPKLYELFTQSEVQIGADEIQDRLLFRQAIEAVKCLEEGVMYTVAECNVGAILGLGFPAHTGGPLQYINTYGIKKFVARSKELAKKYGDRFEPPELLLEKANDDEYFV
- a CDS encoding 3-oxoadipyl-CoA thiolase; the encoded protein is MLNAYIYDGLRTAFGRHAGALATIRPDDMVAEVIRALVERSPFKAAQIEDVILGSTNQAGEDSRNVARFAALLAGLPVTVPGQTVNRLCASGLAAILDASRAITCGEGELFVCGGVESMSRAPFVQNKASTPFSRDAQIFDTTIGSRFPNPKITSAFGSHSMPETGDNVAAEFGISREEIDRFAAVSQSRYAAAKADGFYKDEILPISVSTGRKTPPLLIDEDEHPRPSSDFASLSRLKPLFEGGVVTAGNASGINDGAAALLVGSREVGDRVGVKPLVRILSGAAAGVEPRIMGVGPVEAVRKALQRANLTLADMDIIEINEAFSSQLLSCLKLLEIDFYDKRVNPNGGAIAIGHPLGASGARLALTAARELHRRQGRYAVVSLCIGVGQGMAVVIERV
- a CDS encoding acetyl-CoA hydrolase/transferase C-terminal domain-containing protein; translation: MSELRKRIRNVDLHSKILTAKETIPLFKDGMYLAFSGFASGHPKAVPLALADHVELNQLQGKLRFNVLTGASIGRDVEDRWSALDMTDRRSPYQASDVCRREINAGKIRMADKHISMFAQDLSYGFQTADNGGKIDLALIEASDITEDGRIVLTGAVGICPEAIQLAEKIIIEINTAIPSFEGMHDIVMPELPPFKKPYLITQVDDRIGTTSLFCDPNKIVAIVESKEMGMGRPLPPPNGQEILIAQHIIDFFQHEVKKGRLPANLLPLQSGVGTIANAVLGGLVNGPFDNLQVWTEVMQDTTLDLFDSGKLQFASGASFALSNDGVKRFYANWLEYAKKIILRPAQISNHPELVRRLGIIAMNTPVEFDIYAHVNSSLVNGSKIINGIGGAGDFSRNAYLSIMHSPSTRPTKSDQTGISCVVPKVTHVDQTEHDMDVLVTEQGLADLRGLCPRDRAQVIIDKCVHPDYRPIIQDYLDQSTRECLAKGAAHEPHMLFRVYKMQQNLEHNGTMKIDNWD